A window of Cryptosporangium phraense genomic DNA:
TGCGCCGGGTCATCGTCCCGGTCGCGATGCCCGGCATCGCGGCGACGTCGCTGATCTGCTTCATCTTCAGCTGGAACGAGATGCTGTTCGCCCGGGTCCTCACCGGCGTCGTCGCCCAGACCGCCCCGGTGTTCCTGACCAGCTTCGTCACCAGCCAGGGGCTGTTCCTGGCCAAGGTGTGCGCGGCGGCCACGGCCATCTCGCTTCCCGTCCTCGCCGCCGGCTTCGCAGCCCAGGACAAACTCGTCCAGGGTCTGTCGCTCGGCGCCGTCAAATAGGAGTTGCTCCATGAAAGCTGCCGTCATCAGCGGAGTCGGAACCGTCGAAGTGACGACCGTCGACGACCCGACGCCCGGCCCGCGCGAGGTCGTGGTCGACGTCTCCGCCTGCGGCCTGTGCGGTACCGACCTGCACATCCTGCAGGGGGAGTTCGCGCCGACGCTGCCGGTCGTCCCCGGGCACGAGTTCGCCGGGGTCATCGCTGAGATCGGCTCGGCGGTCACCGAGCTGGCGGTGGGCGACCGGGTGGCGGTGGACCCGTCGCTCTACTGCCACGAGTGCCACTACTGCCGGCTCGGCAAGAACAACCTGTGCGAGCGGTGGGCCGCGATCGGCGTCACGACCGCCGGTGGGGCCGCCGAGTACGCGGTGGCGCCGGTCGCGAACTGCGTCAAGCTGCCGGACAACGTCCGGACCGAGGACGCGGCCCTGATCGAGCCGCTGTCCTGCGCCGTGCGCGGGTACGACGTCCTCAAGTCGCAGCTCGGCGCCCACGTGCTGATCTACGGCTCGGGGACGATGGGCCTGATGATGCTCCAGCTGGCCAAGCGCGTCGGCGCGGCCAGCGTCGAGATCGTCGACCTGAACCCGGAGCGGCTGAAGACCGCCACCCTGCTCGGGGTGACCGCCACCGCGGCCACGCCGGACGAGTTCGACCGCCCGCGGGGCTGGGAGCTCGTGATCGACGCGACCGGCAACGCCAAGGCGATCCAGGACGGGCTCGGGCGGGTCGGCAAGGGCGGCACGTTCCTGCAGTTCGGCGTCTCGGACTACGCGGCCAGGGCGACGATCGAGCCGTACAAGATCTACAACCAGGAGATCACGATCACCGGCTCGATGGCCGTGCTGCACAGCTTCGAGCGGGCCGCCGAGCTGTTCGCCACCGGCGTCCTCGACCCGGACGTCTTCATCTCCGACCGGCTGCCGCTGGACTCCTACGCGGCCGCTCTCGATCAGTTCGCCGCCGGGAAGGGGCGGAAGATCGAGGTCATTCCGTGACTTCCCCGGCCGGGGGATACCTGTTGGGGATCGACGCCGGACAGACCGTCATCAAGGCGGCGCTGTTCGACACCTCCGGTCACGAGGTGGTGGTCGCCCAGGCGACCACCACCGTCAGCTCACCGCACCCGCACTGGCAAGAGCGGGACATGGACGCCGCCTGGGGTGCGGCGGCCGACGCGGTGCACCGGGCTCTGGAGAGCTCGGGGGTCGACCCGACCGCGGTGCTCGCGGTCGGGTTGGCCGGCCACAACGACGGGCTCCACCTCGTCGACCCGGCCGGCCGGCCGGTGAGGCCGGCCATCCTCGCGACCGATTCCAGGGCCGTTGCCGAGGCAGCGGCCCTGCAGCGGCCCGGTGCGTTGGAACTCACCGGCTCGGTGCCGCTGGCCTACAGCCCGGCGTCGATCCTGGCCTGGCTGTCGGTGCACGAGCCGTCGTCGCTGGAGAAGGCCGCGGCGATGCTCTACTGCAAGGACTGGCTGCTGCTGAACCTCACCGGCGAGGTCGTCACCGACCCGACCGACGCCAGCGCGTTCGCCACCGACCTGTGGACCCAGGAGTGGTCGACCGCGGTGCTCGAGCTGTACGGCCTGGAGGACCTCGCCCGGCTCCTCCCGCCGATGCGACGGTCGTCCGCCGTCGTGGGCAGCGTCACTACGGCCGCCGCGGCCCTGACCGGCCTGCGTCCGGGTACCCCGGTCGTCACCGGTTGTCATGACGTGGACGCCAACGCGCTGGGCATCGGCGCGATCGGCACCGGCGCGCTGAGCCTGGTGCTCGGGACGTTCAGCATCAATCAGGTGGTCGGGAACGCGCCGGTAGTGGACCCGCGGTGGCAGGCCCGCACGTTCTTTCCCGACGGCGCCTCGCCGCGCTGGTTGCACATGTCGACGTCGCCCAGCGGAGCGTCGAACCTGGAGTGGGCGGTTCGGCAGTTCGGAGGATCGTCGTATCAGTCGGTGATCTCCTCCGCCGCTGACCGGGACGGCGCCTTGGCGCCGGGGCCGGACGACCCGCTCTACCTGCCGTTCCTCTACGGCGGGCCGGTGCCGTCGTCGGGGGGCGGGCTGGTGGGCCTGCGCGGGTGGCACACGGCGGCGGACGTCCACCGGGCGGTGCTGGAGGGGATCGTCTTCAACCACCGCTGGCACGTCGAGGCCCTGGGGTCGTCGTTCCCGCTGGTCGGGGCCGCGCGCCTGTGCGGGGGAGGCGCGCGCAGCGCGGTCTGGTCACAGCTGCTCGCGGACGCGCTGGGGCTGCCGGTGGAGGTCACCGACGCGGCCGAGGCCGGCGCGCGCGGTGCGGCGATGCTCGCCGGGGCCGGCGTGGGGGCGTACGCCGGCCTCGGCGCCGCCGTCAAGGAGTGCGTGCGGGTGGTGCGTCGGCACGAGCCGGAGCGGAACCTGGATGCGCGGTACGGGCGGTACCTGGCGGCGGCGTCGGCTCTGGCTACTTTGCGTCCTTGACGTTCTGTTTCGGCAGGGACGGAAATCCGGGATTCGGCTGACACGGGAGGCGCCTGCTCCGAATATGAGTCCCACTCACGTTCTTTCGGTGTAGGGGCGCATCGATGACTGTCGGGATCCGGTCCGCGCTGGACGAGCCGACCCGGTCGCCGGGCGGCCGCTGGCTCACGTCCTGGACGCTCGGACATTTCGCGTTCTTCATGGTGATGTTCGCGGCGGCCCAGGTCGTGCTGCCCCGCCAGGCCGAGTCGATCTCGCCCGATCACAAGGAGACCGTGGTCAGCGTCGTCACGCTGGTTGCGGCCCTGGTGACGATCGTGGTGAACGTCCTGGTCGGGGCGTATTCGGACCGGACGTTGGCGCGCCGGGGGCGGCGGCAGATCTGGGTGTTCATCGGGGCGTTGGTCACGATCGTCGGGCTGGTGTTCCAGGGGTATCAGCACACGGTCGCCGGGATGGTGGTCATCTGGGCGCTGGTGCAGGTCGGGTTGTCGTCGATCAGCGCCGCGCTGACCGCGGCCCTGCCCGACGAGGTGCCGGTGGCGTCGCGGGCGCGGGCGTCGTCGCTGTGGGGGATCGCGTCGGCGGCCGGCCCGCTGATCGGCATCGCGCTGGTGAGCACGGTGTTCCTGGGAGTGCCGTCGGCGTACCTGGCGCTGGCCGTGCTGACCGTGTTCCTAGCGTTCCCGTTCGCGCTGGGGACGCGGGGAGTGCCGCTGCTGCCGACGGAGCGTCCGGCGGCTTCGTTGGGTGCGGTGCTGCGCGGAACGCTGGCGCCGCTGCGGTTCCCGGACTTCGCCTGGGCCTGGACCGGACGGTTCTTCATCCAGCTCTCGAACGCGCTGGCCCAGGTCTATCTGTGGTTCTTCCTGCGGGATCGGGTCGGGGTCGACCCGGACCTGTGGACGCTGTACCTGGCGCTCCTGTACACCGCCGGGGCGGTGGGGGCCGCGATCCCGGCCGGCCGCATCTCCGACCGCACCGGCCGTCGCAAGATGCTCGTCGTCGTGTCTTCGGTGCTGCAGGGGATCGCGGCGGTCTTCTACATGCTGTGGCCGGACACCTGGGCGGCGATCGTGGGGTCGTTGCTGTTGGGGATCGGGTTCGGGTGCTACGCGGCGGTGGATCAGGCGTTGATCACCCAGGTGTTGCCGCGGGCCGAGGACCGGGGCAAGGACCTGGGGGTGATCAACATCGCGAACAATCTGCCGTACGTGTTCGCGGGGGCTCTCGGGGGTGCGACGCTCGCGCTGTTCGGCCGGGACGACCTCGGGTATCCCGTGCTCTACGCGCTGTCGCTGGTCACCGCGGTGATCGCCGCGCTCACGGTGCAGCCGATCAAGAGCGTGCGCTGACGCGGCGGAGGAACTGCTGGGTGCGCTCCTCCTGCGGTTCGCCGAAGAGCTGGGTCGACGACCCCCGCTCGAGCACCCTCCCATCCGCCAGGAAGCACACCTGATCCGCGACCTCCCGGGCGAACCCCATCTCGTGCGTCGCGATCACCATCGTCATCCCGTCGTCCTTCAGCGACGCCACGACGTTCAGCACCTCTCCGACCAGTTCCGGGTCCAGCGCCGCGGTGATCTCGTCCAGCAGCAACAGCGTCGGGTCGGTCGCCAGCGCCCGGACGATCGCGACCCGTTGCTGCTGGCCGCCCGACAGGCGGTCCGGGTAGTCGGCCGCTTTGCCCCGCAAACCCAGCCGGTCCAGCAACGCCAGCGCCCGGTCTTCGGCCTCGCGACGCGCGACACCGTGCACCCGGCGAGGCGCCAGCGTGATGTTGTCCAGCACCGACAGGTGCGGGAACAGGTTGTAGGCCTGGAACACCACGCCGATCTTCTGACGCACCTCATCGACGTTCACCCGCGGATCGGTGATCTCCCGACCGGACAGGAAGATGGCCCCGTCGTCCACGGTCTCCAGCAGGTTCGCGCACCGCAGCAGCGTCGACTTGCCCGATCCCGACGCCCCGATCAGCACCGTGACGCTGTGCGCGGGCACGTCCAGCGACACGTCGTCGAGCACCACGTGCGGGCCGAACACCTTGCGCACGTTCTCGAACCGAAGGACGGTCACACCACACCACCCTGGGATTGCCGGCGATTCATCCGCGACGTCACCCAGTCGGTGAGCCGCGTCAACGGGATCGTCAGCAGGATGAACAGCAACCCGGCGATCACGTACGACGTGAAGTTGAACGTCTTGCCGCTGTAGATCTGGGCCGCGTAGACCGCGTCGACCGCACCGCCGATCGACACGAGGCCGGTGTCCTTGCTCAGCGACACCATGTCGTTGAGCAGCGGCGGCACCACCCGTCGCACGGCCT
This region includes:
- a CDS encoding MFS transporter, whose translation is MTVGIRSALDEPTRSPGGRWLTSWTLGHFAFFMVMFAAAQVVLPRQAESISPDHKETVVSVVTLVAALVTIVVNVLVGAYSDRTLARRGRRQIWVFIGALVTIVGLVFQGYQHTVAGMVVIWALVQVGLSSISAALTAALPDEVPVASRARASSLWGIASAAGPLIGIALVSTVFLGVPSAYLALAVLTVFLAFPFALGTRGVPLLPTERPAASLGAVLRGTLAPLRFPDFAWAWTGRFFIQLSNALAQVYLWFFLRDRVGVDPDLWTLYLALLYTAGAVGAAIPAGRISDRTGRRKMLVVVSSVLQGIAAVFYMLWPDTWAAIVGSLLLGIGFGCYAAVDQALITQVLPRAEDRGKDLGVINIANNLPYVFAGALGGATLALFGRDDLGYPVLYALSLVTAVIAALTVQPIKSVR
- a CDS encoding amino acid ABC transporter ATP-binding protein — protein: MPGWCGVTVLRFENVRKVFGPHVVLDDVSLDVPAHSVTVLIGASGSGKSTLLRCANLLETVDDGAIFLSGREITDPRVNVDEVRQKIGVVFQAYNLFPHLSVLDNITLAPRRVHGVARREAEDRALALLDRLGLRGKAADYPDRLSGGQQQRVAIVRALATDPTLLLLDEITAALDPELVGEVLNVVASLKDDGMTMVIATHEMGFAREVADQVCFLADGRVLERGSSTQLFGEPQEERTQQFLRRVSARS
- a CDS encoding zinc-dependent alcohol dehydrogenase family protein translates to MKAAVISGVGTVEVTTVDDPTPGPREVVVDVSACGLCGTDLHILQGEFAPTLPVVPGHEFAGVIAEIGSAVTELAVGDRVAVDPSLYCHECHYCRLGKNNLCERWAAIGVTTAGGAAEYAVAPVANCVKLPDNVRTEDAALIEPLSCAVRGYDVLKSQLGAHVLIYGSGTMGLMMLQLAKRVGAASVEIVDLNPERLKTATLLGVTATAATPDEFDRPRGWELVIDATGNAKAIQDGLGRVGKGGTFLQFGVSDYAARATIEPYKIYNQEITITGSMAVLHSFERAAELFATGVLDPDVFISDRLPLDSYAAALDQFAAGKGRKIEVIP
- a CDS encoding FGGY-family carbohydrate kinase, producing MTSPAGGYLLGIDAGQTVIKAALFDTSGHEVVVAQATTTVSSPHPHWQERDMDAAWGAAADAVHRALESSGVDPTAVLAVGLAGHNDGLHLVDPAGRPVRPAILATDSRAVAEAAALQRPGALELTGSVPLAYSPASILAWLSVHEPSSLEKAAAMLYCKDWLLLNLTGEVVTDPTDASAFATDLWTQEWSTAVLELYGLEDLARLLPPMRRSSAVVGSVTTAAAALTGLRPGTPVVTGCHDVDANALGIGAIGTGALSLVLGTFSINQVVGNAPVVDPRWQARTFFPDGASPRWLHMSTSPSGASNLEWAVRQFGGSSYQSVISSAADRDGALAPGPDDPLYLPFLYGGPVPSSGGGLVGLRGWHTAADVHRAVLEGIVFNHRWHVEALGSSFPLVGAARLCGGGARSAVWSQLLADALGLPVEVTDAAEAGARGAAMLAGAGVGAYAGLGAAVKECVRVVRRHEPERNLDARYGRYLAAASALATLRP